The following are encoded together in the Triticum dicoccoides isolate Atlit2015 ecotype Zavitan chromosome 6B, WEW_v2.0, whole genome shotgun sequence genome:
- the LOC119323955 gene encoding uncharacterized protein LOC119323955, with the protein MAQQRRWSSVLLPPCDLILPPLRPDLQRRRRIRIVNCVFAIVQIRGLCDWRRWNHERSSGIFEEFKWHGLRTSNVIHDLKDFLKSANAYIHFVPEIERADSTPNLRSIVAALDGRRWSAGQRYIW; encoded by the exons ATGGCGCAACAGAGGAGATGGAGTAGTGTGCTCCTGCCGCCGTGCGACCTCATCCTTCCTCCACTCCGACCCGATCTGCAG agaagaagaagaattagGATTGTCAATTGTGTATTTGCGATTGTACAGATCCGAG GTCTGTGCGATTGGCGTCGATGGAACCATGAGAGGAGCAGTGGCATATTCGAAGAGTTTAAATGGCATGGTTTGAGGACATCCAATGTTATTCATGacctcaaggacttcctgaaaa GTGCTAATGCGTATATACATTTCGTTCCTGAAATCGAGAGGGCTGATTCAACTCCAAACCTGCGGTCAATTGTTGCTGCTTTGGATGGG AGGAGATGGTCAGCAGGGCAAAGATATATATGGTGA